A genomic window from Silene latifolia isolate original U9 population chromosome Y, ASM4854445v1, whole genome shotgun sequence includes:
- the LOC141630291 gene encoding uncharacterized protein LOC141630291 → MKYVWKRDKKRWSERERGFSLGRMHHMSPGGGELYYMRTLLNFVKGPTSYEDIRTFNKEVFPTFKEACYARGLLGDDKEYIDAIIEASDWGSGVYLRHLFATLLIAGNLAKPELVWEKTWRHLTDDILYRRRLTLRNEDLQLSERESNKDALAEIEALLKSNGSTLRRFENMPSLDDSFTSGDINQLILGELSYDKDALKEEHVKLITSMTDEQRVVYDEIMDAIKAQRGGVFFVYGYGGTGKTFIWKTLCAAIRSEGEIVLAVASSGIVAILLPNGSTAHSRFGIPINASEHSTCPRIKPGTDLAELLIRTKLIIWDEAPMVNKNCFEALDKSLKDVMRSSAGGDQNKPFGGKVVVFGGDFRQILPVVPKGSRQDIVGASISSSYLWSECKVLKLTRNMRLQAGGSNSNADEIRQFSEWILKVGDGLLGGPNDGEVDIEMPEDILIPQTSDPIAAIVNSTYPSLEDNLGNHEYLQERAFLAPTHEIVETVNDYILSKIPEIEKEYLSSDEIRKEESNIYMQDLYSTEFLNTIKCSGIPNHNLKLKVGAMVMLLRSIDQTRGLCNGTRLVVTNLGERVIGATIITGSKVGDKVYIPRLSLSPSDETKFPGKFVRRQFPVTVCFAMTINKSQGQSLSHVGLYLPRPVFSHGQLYVAISRVTSKKGLKVLICDQEGVTSNVTTNVVYKEIFDNL, encoded by the exons ATGAAGTATGTGTGGAAAAGGGATAAAAAGAGATGGTCCGAAAGAGAACGGGGATTCTCCCTTGGAAGGATGCACCATATGTCCCCTGGTGGTGGTGAACTGTATTATATGAGAACACTATTGAATTTTGTCAAGGGTCCTACATCATACGAGGACATACGGACGTTTAATAAGGAAGTTTTTCCAACGTTTAAAGAAGCGTGTTACGCTCGAGGCTTGCTTGGTGATGACAAAGAATATATTGATGCTATCATAGAAGCGAGTGATTGGGGATCAGGTGTATACCTAAGACACCTCTTTGCCACCTTATTAATTGCTGGCAACTTAGCTAAGCCTGAGTTAGTATGGGAGAAGACCTGGCGTCATTTGACAGATGATATTCTCTATAGAAGACGTTTAACACTACGGAAtgaag ATCTACAACTTAGCGAGAGAGAGAGCAACAAAGATGCTTTGGCGGAAATTGAAGCATTGCTCAAAAGCAATGGTAGCACCCTTCGTAGGTTTGAAAATATGCCATCCCTTGATGATTCATTCACATCAGGAGACATAAACCAATTGATATTAGGTGAGTTGTCTTATGACAAAGATGCACTAAAGGAGGAGCATGTTAAACTTATCACATCTATGACAGATGAGCAAAGAGTCGTGTATGATGAAATAATGGATGCGATCAAGGCTCAACGAGGAGGGGTCTTCTTTGTCTATGGATACGGCGGTACGGGGAAAACTTTCATATGGAAGACGTTATGCGCCGCCATAAGAAGCGAAGGAGAGATTGTACTTGCTGTCGCTTCAAGTGGTATTGTAGCAATCCTACTTCCAAATGGATCGACAGCTCATTCAAGATTTGGTATACCAATCAATGCGTCCGAGCACTCCACGTGTCCGCGCATAAAACCGGGTACTGATTTAGCGGAATTATTGATAAGGACTAAGCTTATTATCTGGGATGAAGCACCCATGGTCAATAAAAATTGTTTTGAGGCTCTTGATAAGAGTTTGAAGGATGTTATGAGGTCCTCGGCTGGTGGTGACCAGAATAAGCCCTTTGGTGGTAAAGTTGTCGTCTTTGGCGGCGACTTTCGTCAGATTCTACCGGTGGTGCCGAAAGGGAGTAGGCAAGATATCGTGGGCGCTTCGATCAGTTCTTCATACTTATGGTCTGAATGCAAG gTGTTAAAGCTTACAAGAAACATGCGTCTCCAAGCTGGAGGTTCTAATTCCAATGCAGATGAGATCAGGCAGTTCTCAGAATGGATATTGAAGGTGGGAGATGGGTTACTCGGCGGCCCTAATGATGGGGAGGTTGATATTGAGATGCCAGAGGACATTCTCATACCCCAAACAAGTGACCCTATTGCAGCGATTGTCAATAGCACTTATCCATCACTGGAAGATAATTTAGGGAACCACGAGTACTTGCAAGAACGGGCGTTTCTTGCTCCCACGCATGAAATCGTTGAGACAGTCAATGATTATATATTGTCCAAGATTCCCGAGATTGAAAAAGAATACTTAAGCTCAGATGAAATACGTAAAGAAGAGAGCAATATATACATGCAAGATTTGTACTCTACCGAGTTTCTCAACACTATAAAGTGCTCTGGTATCCCCAATCATAACCTAAAGTTGAAAGTCGGTGCTATGGTAATGCTCCTTCGAAGCATTGATCAAACCCGTGGTTTATGCAACGGCACAAGGCTGGTGGTTACTAACCTAGGGGAACGCGTTATTGGTGCCACTATCATAACCGGTAGCAAGGTGGGGGACAAAGTATATATACCTAGATTATCTTTGTCTCCTTCAGATGAGACTAAGTTCCCCGGTAAGTTCGTAAGAAGACAATTTCCAGTGACCGTATGTTTTGCTATGACTATTAATAAGAGCCAGGGACAATCTCTCTCCCATGTTGGGCTTTACCTCCCTAGGCCGGTGTTTAGTCATGGACAATTATACGTTGCAATCTCAAGGGTAACAAGTAAGAAGGGATTGAAAGTGCTTATTTGTGACCAAGAAGGGGTCACATCTAATGTGACGACAAATGTCGTCTACAAGGAAATATTTGATAATTTGTAA